GGGACGGCTGCGCTTGCTCCGTCGCGTTTTCCAGCGTAGGGGTTTCCAGTTCGGTGTTCAGAGGTTTGCTCTCGGTTTGCTCAGGATTCAGGACGTTTGACATGACGGCCAACTCAGGGATTTATGGCGGCGTTCCCGCTTCCGCCTTGGGCTGCCAGGGCAGTCCGTTCTCCTCGTCTTCTGCTGGCGTGCGATCCAGCACAAAAGGAGACAAGGATTGGGAGATCCCTCATTCCGTCCGTTCATCCGTCGGCTCTGCGGGAGGAAGACCGTGACGTGATAGACACGTTCTTCGTATGCAGACTCGGCAGAGGGAATCGGAAAGAGTAGGATCGAGGGATTGCGCAACGATCCCGAAGCGCTAACCCATATCTGAACTATAGAACTGCGTATTTCCAGTGTCAAACCTATTACTGCACTGGAAAGTGGGCATCCGGCCACTTTTTACGCCTTCGCAACAAATCAGCCGTTCGCGCTCCCGGCCACAAATTCCCCCCACTGCTTCATGTGGCTGCAACAGCTTTTTACAAAACCGTCGGCGCTGATTCTCAGCGGTGGCGAAACGGGCTTATGCTGTTGGAGCAGTCAGGTTCCACGAAAACATCACGCTGACAGATTAAGTTTGACTCCTGAACCAGAACCCCGCGGGCTTTCGCAGCGACGGTGCCCACCCGCGCTGCCGAAACCTTTCCGGGCTCATGCACGTCATCTTCACCAACACGCAGGGTGTTCGCATGAATTCTCGAGATACACGAGACGCATTAATCGAAGCCGCCGCACAGCCTTCGCCGGAAACCACGCCATCATCCACTTCCGGCACTGAATCCAGCCCCCCGCTCTTTGGCAGATTCTCCCGCCGCTCGTTCATGGCCTCGCTCGGCGCGGCCGGCGTGGTCGCCGGCGCCTCGTCGCTCGCTGCCGTCGCCGTCGCGCAGCAGGAAAAGCCCGCTGGAGCCTCTGAAGACGATTCCGCCGTGACCGGCGCGGTTCCCGTCGTGCTCAATATCAATGGACGCGACCACCACGTCATGCTCGAGCCCCGCGTTGTCCTGCTCCATGCCCTGCGCGATCACCTCGGCATGCCCGGCACCAAGATCGGCTGCGACCATGGCCAGTGCGGAGCCTGCACCGTCCACGTCAATGGCCGCCGCGTCAACTCCTGCCTCACGCTCGCCATCATGCATCAGGGCGACCGCATCACCACCATCGAGGGGCTGGCGCAGAACGGCAAGCTCCATCCCGTCCAGCAGGCCTTCCTTGATCACGACGGCTTCCAGTGCGGCTACTGCACCGCCGGGCAAATCATGTCCGCCGCGGCGCTGCTGCACGAGCCCATTGGCCAGGACGACGACTCCGTGCGCGCCGCCATGAGCGGCAACATCTGCCGCTGCGGCGCTTACAACAACATTGTCGATGCCGTGCAACAGGCAAGGAAGCAGGTTTAGAGGACCGCCATGCAAGCATTCCGCTACACCAAGTCCACGACCGTCGATGCTGCTGTTCAGGCCCATGGCACTTATGTCGCCGGCGGCACCACGCTCATCGACCTGATGAAGCTCAATGTCGAGACGCCCGCCTCGCTCGTCGACATCAACCCTCTGCCGCTCGCCAAAGTTGAGGCCCAGCCCGGCGGAGGCCTGCGCATCGGCGCCATGGTCCGCAACAGCGATCTGGCCAATGACGAGCAGGTCAGGAAGCATTACGCCGTGCTCTCTGAGGCGCTGCTCTCCGGCGCTTCGCCGCAGTTGCGCAACATGGCCACCACCGGCGGCAACCTGCTCCAGCGCACCCGCTGCTACTACTTCCGTGACACCAGCTACGCCTGCAACAAGCGCGAGCCCGGCAGCGGCTGCTCCGCTCTTGACGGCTACAACCGCATCCACGCCGTGCTCGGCGGCAGTGAACACTGCGTCGCCGTCATGCCTTCAGACATGGCTGTGGCCATGATGGCCCTCGAAGCCACCATCCATACCAGCGGCAGCCAGGGTGAGCGCAAGATTCCCATCCGCGAGTTTTACGTCCTGCCCGGCGATACGCCCCAGCGCGAAAACACCCTGCTGCCCGGCGAACTCATCACGCACGTCACGCTCGCTCCGCTGCCTGCCGGCACCCGGTCTTACTACCTCAAGCTGCGCGACCGCGCCCAGTATGAATTCGCGCTGGCCTCCGTCGCCGCCGTCACCACCATGAAGGGTGGGCGCATCGAGCGCGTCCGCGTTGCCATGGGCGGAGTCGGCACCCAGCCCTGGTACGCCCCTGAAGTGGAAAAGGCTCTGGAGGGCAAGCAGGCGACGCCGGAAAATTTCCATCGCGCCGCCGAAGCCGCCCTGGCCCATGCCAGGCCGCTCAAGGACAACGGATTCAAGATCGAGCTGGCAAAGCGTGCCATCGTGCGCGCTCTCCACGTCACCACAGAAATGGCCTGAGACTCACGGCGAGGACTGCATCATGGCGACTGACTTATTCAACGCACCCATCGGACAACCCGTAACCCGCATTGAGGGCTTTCATAAGGTCACGGGCACGGCACCCTACGCGCTCGACTTCCTGCCAGACAACGTGGCGCACGCCGTCGGCGTCTTCAGCACCATCGGCAAGGGCCGCATCGCAAGCATTGACACCAGCAAGGCGGAGTCCATGCCCGGCGTGCTGGCCGTCCTCCATCACGGCAACATCGGCCCCATCTACCGTTCGGCCGAGCGTCTGCAGCCCAACAGCCACGCCAGTGAGAGCCGCCCGCCGCTCTCTGACGACCGCGTCTACTACTTCGGCCAATTTGTCGCCGTCGTAGTGGCAAATACCTTTGAGCAGGCCACCGCTGCCGCCGCGCACGTTCACGTCAAGTACGACGTGGAAAAGCCGGCCACCATGCCCAGCGAAGCGCCCATGCCCGCCGGCAACGCCCGCGCCCAATATGCGCGCGGCGACGCGGCCAGCGCTTTCTCTTCCGCTCCCGTGCAGATCGAGGGCTTCTACAGCACGCCCACTGAAATGCACAATCCCATGGAGATGCACGCCACCACCGCCGTCTGGAAGGGCGACAAAGTCACCCTCTATGAGACGACACAGGGCGTCATGAATCATCAGGGCGTCTCCTCCGAGATGCTCGGCATCCCCATCGATCGCGTCGAGGTCATCTGCTACTTCTGCGGGGGCGGATTCGGCGGCAAGCTCTTTCCCTGGCCGCAGTCCGCCCTGGCCGCCGTTGCCGCGCGCCAGCTCGGCCGCCCCGTCAAAATCTTTGTCCCGCGCGACATGATGTTCACCACCGTGGGCCACCGCCCCACCACGCAGCAGCATCTGCGCGTCGGCGCAACCCATGACGGCAAGCTGCTCTCCATCGAGCACAACGTCGTGCAGCCCACCTCCATGCTCGACAGCTTTATGGAGTACTGCATCGGCGTCACCGGCATGCTCTATAGCTGCAAAAACATCGCCACGAAGCAGGACGTTATCCCGCTCAACATTGGCACGCCCACGCCCATGCGCGGCCCCGGCACCACACCCGGCCTCTACGCGCTCGAGTCCGCCATGGACGATCTGGCCATCAAGCTCAACATGGACCCGCTCGAACTCCGCCTCAAGAACTACGCCGAGATCGACGAAAGCTCCAACAAGCCCTACTCCGGCAAGCATCTGCGCGAGTGCTATCAGGCCGGCGCGGAAAAATTCGGCTGGTCCAAACGCGATCCTCGCGTCGGCTCCATGCGCAACGGCAGCGAAATCCTCGGCTGGGGCATGGCCACTTCCACTTGGGAAGCAGGCCGCGGGTCGGCGGACGTGCGCGTGCGCCTCATGGAAGATGGCCGCGTCCGTGTCTCCAGCGGTACGCAGGACCCCGGCACCGGCACCTACACCGTCATGGCGCAGGTTGCCGCCGAGCGTCTCGGCATCCCGATGCATCGCATCCACGTTGTCATCGGCAAAAGCAATCTGCCGCCCGGTCCCATGTCCGGCGGTTCTACGGCCACGGCTTCGGTGATTCCCGCCGTCGCCAAGGCGTGCGATGAGGCCATGAACGCCGTGCTCCGCGCGGCAGACAACGCGCCCGATCTCGGCATTCACGATCCCGAAAGCGCCACCGGCAACGTCAATCACAGCAAGCCCATCCTCAAAATGACCAATGGCTATGTTCACGCCGCCGATGCAAAGCCCGAGACCGGCAAGCCGTTCGGCGATGTCTTGCAGGCTCTGAACCTTGCGGCTCTTGAGGGCGAAGCCTCCACCCATCCCAATCCCGAGATGCGCAAATACTCCGGCCATTGCTTCGGCGCGCAGTTCGTCGAGGTCGGCTGGGACCCCGGCATCGCCCGTCTCCGCGTCAACCGCATCGTCACCGTCATGGATGTGGGCCGCGTCATCAACAAGAAAACGGCGCGCAACCAGGTCCTCGGGGGCGTCACCTGGGGCATCGGCATGGGCGCGTTTGAAGAGACCATCTACGATCCGCGCAACGCCAAGCCGCTCAACAACAACTTTGCGGATTATCTCGTTCCCACCAATGCGGACGTGCCCAAAACCGAGGTCATCTTCGTCGAATACCCTGACTACCACCTCAACGAATTCGGCGCGCGCGGCGTCGGCGAAATCGGCCTGACCGGTGTCGCCTCCGCGCTCACCATGGCTGTCTATCACGCCACCGGCATTCGCGTTCGCCGCCTGCCCATCCGCATCGAAGACCTGCTGCCCTCCAAAGTCGGCCTCGCGAAGGACTATGTCTGAGCTGCGCCAGATTCTCGACCTCGCTCGCCTCGCGCAATCGCGAGGCGAAGAGGTCTGTCTCGTCACCGTCGTCGGCGTCGAGGGCTCGTCCTATCGCAAGCCCGGCGCGCGCATGCTGCTCACCCGCGGCGGCCAGCGCGCCGGCACCATCAGCGGCGGCTGCCTCGAAGCCGAAGTCAGCAAAAAAGCCTGGTGGCTCACCGCCGAGGGCGCATCCATCCAGCGCTACACCAGCTTTTTTGATGAAGACTCCGGCATCCCCTTCGGCCTCGGTTGCGGTGGAACCATCCTGCTCCTGCTCGAACGCGGCCAGCCCGCCCTCGCCACGCTCGAAGCTCTGCGCCGCACCCTCGAGCACGACGAGCCGGCCGTTGCCCTCATCTCCATCGCCGAGCAAAATCCCGGCACCCGATGCATCGTTTCTGCTTCCGGCCAAGTGCTCTTCGGCGATCCTGCTCTCGCGCCGCTCGCGGCCCAAACCCTCCGCAACGGCACCCACACCACTCTGCTGCCAGCCTCCGAATCCACGCCCGCATCCGGGGCCACGCCGCTCTTCTGCGAGCGCATCACCCCTCCGCCCGCACTCTGGATCTTCGGTGCCGGCGACGATGCGCAGCCCCTGGCCGAGTTCGCCCATAAGTTAGGCTGGCGCATCACCGTCGCCGATGGCCGCTCCCATCTCGCCCGGCCTGAGCGCTTTCCGCTCGCCCGCCAGGTGCTCACCCTCACGCCAGAAACACCCCTCTCGCTCAAGCCCGCCGACGCCGCCGTGCTCATGACGCACAGCTATGAGCAGGATCACGCCCTGCTCGCCCGCCTCCTGCCGCTGCCGCTGGCCTATCTCGGCGTCCTTGGGCCCCGCCGCCGCACCCGGCATATCGTCAAAAGCCTCACCCAGCCCGCGCAAAACCGGCTCGGCGTCACCGCTGAAGAAGCCATGGCCCGGCTCCACGCTCCCGTCGGCCTCGGCCTGCCCGGCCACACGCCCGCGGCCATCGCGCTCTCCATCGCCGCCGAGATCCATTCCGTCTTCGCCGCCCCTGCTGCTCCGGAATGCGTCGCGTCCCCCGCGCCCGCTCATGCCTTCTAGTGCGCCCGGCGCGGCCATCCTTCTGGCCGCCGGCTCTTCCTCCCGTCTCGGTCAGCCCAAGCAGTTGGTCCGGCATGAAGGGCAGTCGCTCCTGCGCCGCACAGCTTCCATGGCCCTTGCCTCTGATGCTTCTTCAGTTATTGTTGTTTTAGGTAACTCAGCCTCGCGGCTACGGCCCGAGCTGGCAGGCCTGCCCGTCTCCATCGTCGAGAATCAGGACTGGCCTTCCGGCATGGCCGGCTCGCTCCGCTGCGGCCTGGCGCAGCTTCTGCTCCAGGCTCCCGAAACACCCGCGGCGCTGCTCATGGTCTGCGATCAGCCCCATCTCCAGGCCACTCATCTGCGGCAGCTATGGCAGCAGCATCAGGCTTCGAATCAGGTAGTTGCCGCCCAGCAGGCCGACGGCCAACCCGGAGTTCCCGCCATCTTCCCCGCCCGCTGCTTCCCCCAACTCGCAGCCCTTCAGGGCGACCAGGGAGCGCGCGCGCTCCTCCGCCAGCTCCCACCCTCTGAGCTTCACATCCTGCCCATGCCCGAAGCCGTTGCCGATCTCGACACTCCCGCCGACCTGGCCCGGCTGCGCTCCCAGGCCCTCAATGAGCAGAGTTAACCCCAAAGATAATTTTCCAGGATCAAAATAGCTATTGATATTGAGAAAACAAAATCTATCGGAATCGATGATTTCTGTGATTCCCGTCACACACTTCTGGACAGTTGTTGCGTCGCGAGTCTAGCATCGCTGTCAAGAAAGTTTAAGAACCAGCATAGGTTCAATCCTTCTAACTTCGGCCAGTTTTACAAACCTGTCCCCAGACGCCTGTATTTCCTACAACCTTGTAGTACCAGCTTGTGGAGCGAATCTCTATGGCATGGTATGCCTATTGTGTTACAGAAAAACAATCCTTTCCTGAGTTGCTTCGCCACCGAAAACCAATTCCGTTGGAATCCGTGGCCGGCATTCAGGGCAATCAAATCTTCCTTTATCCCGCCAGTGATCTCGCAGTAATCGTCAGTGAACATTCCCCGCAGGAAAACCTCAATCAGAAGGCCGCTGTAGACCACGCCCGCGTCATTGCGGAGTGCTTCAAAGTCTCCACCGTCCTCCCCTTCCGCTTCGGCACCGTCTTCGGTGATGACGAAGCCCTTCGCAAGTCCATCCGTTCCAACCACCGTCAATTCTCAACCAACATCGAACGCCTCCGCGGCAAGACCGAGATGCACCTCAAAGTGATGCTCGAGGATTGCGGCCGCGATGGTGCCTATCGCCCCTGCGCCGATGCGCATGCGGTCGGCAAGGCCTACCTCGCCAATTTGCGTGAGACTGCCACGTTGCAGCGCGAACGCCAGACCAAGGCGCGCTCCGTCTCCGTGCAAATGCATCGCATGTTTACTCCGCTCGACGAAGAAGTCAGTTGCCGGCGGGTAGACGAGGGAAAGATGCTGCTCGATATCGCCCATCTCATCGATACGCGCAATGTTGAGCGTTATCAGAACAAATATTCGAGTGCCAGCCAGCTCATGAAGGACTGCCACATGCAGCTCTCCGGGCCATGGCCGCCGTACCATTTCGTGCATCGCCTTTCGCGCAGCAGCTCCACGCTGCCGGCCTAGCCGCACGAGTTCTAATTTTCAGAGCGGCCCGGCGGACCCACGAAGCCCCGGGCCACTCCACGAAAGCAGAGGAAAGACGTTCAGAGCGCACCTTCCTCGTGCTTTCTTTTGTCACAGACGGCAACGCTGCGCGAAAGTTCACAGCGGCGCATCCGTATACCTCAAAAAAAATCACTTCCCCCCTGCCGCCCACTTCGGAAAATCCCGAAGAATCTGATCTCGCGGAGAAAGTTCGCAAGGCTGAAGGGTGCGGACCTGAAGGTGCGGGCCTGAAGGGTACGGGCACCCTGAAGGGTACGGGCTTGAGCCCGTACACACAACCGGCAGAAACAACTGGCCTTTAGGCCCTGAGGGAGTGCAAATTACCTCTGTCAGCATGGCCTGATCTCCGTCATTCTGAACCACAACGCGGTAAACAATCCCGGCAATTCCGCGCCCCCCGTATGCGCGCCCAGCTTCGCCCCAACACCCTGCATCCATTCTCAGCAGCAGCTCATGCCATAGGTGCGGGAAGGACCAGAACCGCCGCTGCGCCACGCCCCTATGCGAAGATGACCCTTGGTGCCCCTCATGTCTTCTTCGCAAAAATCCCGCCCCGCCCAGTCCCCCTACAGCGCCCGCACGCAGCAGAATCCCGCCCCGCGCCCGTCCGCGAAATCTCCCGCGCCTGCTCCCGCCCCCGCTCCGCAGATCCCGGCGCCGCAGCTCCCCACGCACCCCGGCATCACCATCTCGCGCCGCGCGGCAGACCGCCTGCTCGCCGGCCACGTCTGGGTCTATCGCTCTGAGGTCGAGGCCATCTCTCCCGCGGAGCGCCCCGCCGGTCTCGCCCCTGTCTATGACCGCCGCGGCACCCTCTTCGGCACCGCGCTCTTCAATCCTGATTCCGAAATCACCCTCCGCCTCCTCGCGGCAGAAGAACTCCCCGATGAAGCCGCCTTCCTGGCCCTCCTCCAGCAGCGCCTGCGCCGCGCCATCGGCCGCCGCAAGGCCCAGCTCGCAGCCGGGCATTCCGCCTGCCGCCTCGTCTTCAGCGAGGCCGACGCGCTGCCCGGCATCATCGCAGACAAATACGGCGACCTCATCATCCTCCAGCTCGCCAGCAAGGTCCTTGATACCGCCGCCGTGCGCGCGGCCATCGTCGCCGTGCTGGTCGCCGAACTCGCCCCCGCCACCATTCTCGAGCGCCCCAGCCCCCGCATCCGCGAGCTGGAGCAGCTCAGCGCCCCGCCCAGCGCCGTCCTCTACGCGCAGGGCGATCCGCTCACGCACTCCACCTTTGCCTTGAATGGCCTGCTCTTCCGCTTCGACGCCGAGGCAGGGCAAAAGACCGGGGCCTTCCTCGACCAGCGCGAAAACTACGCCGCCGCCGCCCGCCATGCCCACGGCCAGGCCCTCGACATCTGCACCTACCAGGGCGGATTCGCCCTGCACCTCGCCCAGGTCTGCCCCCGCGTCACCGGCGTGGACATCTCCCGCGCCGCCCTCGAGGTCGCCGAGCTCAATCTCGCCGCCAACTACTCGGCTCTCGCCGCCAGCGAAGTCGACTGGATCGAAGCCAATGCCTTCGACCTGCTCCGCGACTGGAGCGACGCCGGCAACGCCTACGACACCATCGTGCTCGACCCTCCCGCCTTCGCCAAGTCAAAGCGCGCTCTGGAAGGTGCCCTGCGCGGCTACAAAGAGCTCAACCTCCGCGCTCTCAAAATGCTGCGCCCCGGCGGAGTCCTCGTCACCCACTCCTGCTCCCATCACGTCTCTCTGGCCGACTTCACTGAGGTCGTCCGCGCCGCCGCCGCCGATGCCCGCCGCCGCGTCCGCCTGCTCGAGCGCCGCGGAGCCGCCAGCGACCACCCCGTCATCCTCAACATTCCGGAAACCGAATACCTGAAGTGCCTCATCCTCGAAGTGGATTGAGGAAGTCGATGGAGGCAGTGAACTCAGGAATGCGCGAGCGCCCCGGAAGGCCAGCCCGTAATCCCCGTAGCCTCACGCCTTCCTGAACGGGATCGCGCCTTTCGCCCGCGAAGGCTCCACCACCCGGCCGCCCTGCGTGATCACAATCTCGCCTCGCTCCACCAGCCGCCGCCCTGCCGCGCGCGTACGTTCCATCCACGCCTGCCAGTCCTCGGGATAGAGCGCCCGCGCCACCTCTGACGGACAAATCGTCTTGCCCGCGCCGCGCTCGGCCAGCAGCGCCAGAATGCCCCGCTCCAGCGCCGCATCGGCTTCACCCGGCTTGGCCCGG
The DNA window shown above is from Acidobacterium capsulatum ATCC 51196 and carries:
- a CDS encoding FAD binding domain-containing protein — protein: MQAFRYTKSTTVDAAVQAHGTYVAGGTTLIDLMKLNVETPASLVDINPLPLAKVEAQPGGGLRIGAMVRNSDLANDEQVRKHYAVLSEALLSGASPQLRNMATTGGNLLQRTRCYYFRDTSYACNKREPGSGCSALDGYNRIHAVLGGSEHCVAVMPSDMAVAMMALEATIHTSGSQGERKIPIREFYVLPGDTPQRENTLLPGELITHVTLAPLPAGTRSYYLKLRDRAQYEFALASVAAVTTMKGGRIERVRVAMGGVGTQPWYAPEVEKALEGKQATPENFHRAAEAALAHARPLKDNGFKIELAKRAIVRALHVTTEMA
- a CDS encoding xanthine dehydrogenase family protein molybdopterin-binding subunit, with the translated sequence MATDLFNAPIGQPVTRIEGFHKVTGTAPYALDFLPDNVAHAVGVFSTIGKGRIASIDTSKAESMPGVLAVLHHGNIGPIYRSAERLQPNSHASESRPPLSDDRVYYFGQFVAVVVANTFEQATAAAAHVHVKYDVEKPATMPSEAPMPAGNARAQYARGDAASAFSSAPVQIEGFYSTPTEMHNPMEMHATTAVWKGDKVTLYETTQGVMNHQGVSSEMLGIPIDRVEVICYFCGGGFGGKLFPWPQSALAAVAARQLGRPVKIFVPRDMMFTTVGHRPTTQQHLRVGATHDGKLLSIEHNVVQPTSMLDSFMEYCIGVTGMLYSCKNIATKQDVIPLNIGTPTPMRGPGTTPGLYALESAMDDLAIKLNMDPLELRLKNYAEIDESSNKPYSGKHLRECYQAGAEKFGWSKRDPRVGSMRNGSEILGWGMATSTWEAGRGSADVRVRLMEDGRVRVSSGTQDPGTGTYTVMAQVAAERLGIPMHRIHVVIGKSNLPPGPMSGGSTATASVIPAVAKACDEAMNAVLRAADNAPDLGIHDPESATGNVNHSKPILKMTNGYVHAADAKPETGKPFGDVLQALNLAALEGEASTHPNPEMRKYSGHCFGAQFVEVGWDPGIARLRVNRIVTVMDVGRVINKKTARNQVLGGVTWGIGMGAFEETIYDPRNAKPLNNNFADYLVPTNADVPKTEVIFVEYPDYHLNEFGARGVGEIGLTGVASALTMAVYHATGIRVRRLPIRIEDLLPSKVGLAKDYV
- a CDS encoding (2Fe-2S)-binding protein; this translates as MNSRDTRDALIEAAAQPSPETTPSSTSGTESSPPLFGRFSRRSFMASLGAAGVVAGASSLAAVAVAQQEKPAGASEDDSAVTGAVPVVLNINGRDHHVMLEPRVVLLHALRDHLGMPGTKIGCDHGQCGACTVHVNGRRVNSCLTLAIMHQGDRITTIEGLAQNGKLHPVQQAFLDHDGFQCGYCTAGQIMSAAALLHEPIGQDDDSVRAAMSGNICRCGAYNNIVDAVQQARKQV
- a CDS encoding class I SAM-dependent rRNA methyltransferase; this encodes MSSSQKSRPAQSPYSARTQQNPAPRPSAKSPAPAPAPAPQIPAPQLPTHPGITISRRAADRLLAGHVWVYRSEVEAISPAERPAGLAPVYDRRGTLFGTALFNPDSEITLRLLAAEELPDEAAFLALLQQRLRRAIGRRKAQLAAGHSACRLVFSEADALPGIIADKYGDLIILQLASKVLDTAAVRAAIVAVLVAELAPATILERPSPRIRELEQLSAPPSAVLYAQGDPLTHSTFALNGLLFRFDAEAGQKTGAFLDQRENYAAAARHAHGQALDICTYQGGFALHLAQVCPRVTGVDISRAALEVAELNLAANYSALAASEVDWIEANAFDLLRDWSDAGNAYDTIVLDPPAFAKSKRALEGALRGYKELNLRALKMLRPGGVLVTHSCSHHVSLADFTEVVRAAAADARRRVRLLERRGAASDHPVILNIPETEYLKCLILEVD
- a CDS encoding GvpL/GvpF family gas vesicle protein — protein: MAWYAYCVTEKQSFPELLRHRKPIPLESVAGIQGNQIFLYPASDLAVIVSEHSPQENLNQKAAVDHARVIAECFKVSTVLPFRFGTVFGDDEALRKSIRSNHRQFSTNIERLRGKTEMHLKVMLEDCGRDGAYRPCADAHAVGKAYLANLRETATLQRERQTKARSVSVQMHRMFTPLDEEVSCRRVDEGKMLLDIAHLIDTRNVERYQNKYSSASQLMKDCHMQLSGPWPPYHFVHRLSRSSSTLPA
- a CDS encoding XdhC family protein; the protein is MSELRQILDLARLAQSRGEEVCLVTVVGVEGSSYRKPGARMLLTRGGQRAGTISGGCLEAEVSKKAWWLTAEGASIQRYTSFFDEDSGIPFGLGCGGTILLLLERGQPALATLEALRRTLEHDEPAVALISIAEQNPGTRCIVSASGQVLFGDPALAPLAAQTLRNGTHTTLLPASESTPASGATPLFCERITPPPALWIFGAGDDAQPLAEFAHKLGWRITVADGRSHLARPERFPLARQVLTLTPETPLSLKPADAAVLMTHSYEQDHALLARLLPLPLAYLGVLGPRRRTRHIVKSLTQPAQNRLGVTAEEAMARLHAPVGLGLPGHTPAAIALSIAAEIHSVFAAPAAPECVASPAPAHAF
- a CDS encoding nucleotidyltransferase family protein is translated as MPSSAPGAAILLAAGSSSRLGQPKQLVRHEGQSLLRRTASMALASDASSVIVVLGNSASRLRPELAGLPVSIVENQDWPSGMAGSLRCGLAQLLLQAPETPAALLMVCDQPHLQATHLRQLWQQHQASNQVVAAQQADGQPGVPAIFPARCFPQLAALQGDQGARALLRQLPPSELHILPMPEAVADLDTPADLARLRSQALNEQS
- a CDS encoding DUF2256 and DUF3253 domain-containing protein translates to MRDSGREAKACAACGRRMEWRKKWERDWENVRYCSDACRRAKPGEADAALERGILALLAERGAGKTICPSEVARALYPEDWQAWMERTRAAGRRLVERGEIVITQGGRVVEPSRAKGAIPFRKA